The Clostridium sp. AWRP genome has a window encoding:
- a CDS encoding alanine dehydrogenase, whose product MIIGIPKEIKDNEYRVAITPAGVRELKRHNHTVLIEYGAGVGSSIEDKKYVGAGAELVDKDELFKRADMVYKVKEILPEEFKYLREGLIIFTYIHSNAHVEQTNAFLKSKAIGISYEDIEDENKKFPLLRPMSEIAGKGGFMAACQFSQKIHGGNGIMLSKVYGIPTPEITVVGSGYAGIGAAELAAGFENNVTLLDISFDKLEQAKTKLPSNVQFLYSNENNIIECLKKSDVLINCVLWPKWRKDHLITRKMLKYMKPGSLIVDVSCDDGGAIETCRSTSHENPVYFEEGIMHYCVDNIPSAFSKTATDALTSSTLPYALEIANKGYKQALIENNLLRKGLCFYFGDLTLEETGKKQNRAYKTPEEVLGI is encoded by the coding sequence ATGATTATAGGTATTCCAAAAGAAATTAAAGATAATGAATACAGGGTTGCAATAACTCCTGCTGGGGTTAGAGAATTAAAAAGACACAATCATACAGTACTGATTGAATATGGTGCAGGAGTTGGCAGCAGCATAGAAGATAAGAAATATGTGGGAGCAGGAGCAGAACTTGTGGACAAAGATGAGCTTTTTAAAAGAGCAGATATGGTTTATAAGGTAAAGGAGATTTTACCAGAGGAGTTCAAATATTTAAGGGAAGGACTAATTATTTTTACCTATATACATTCCAATGCTCATGTAGAACAAACTAATGCATTTTTGAAAAGCAAAGCTATTGGAATTTCATATGAGGATATTGAAGATGAAAATAAAAAATTTCCACTACTTAGACCAATGAGTGAAATTGCAGGAAAGGGAGGGTTTATGGCAGCTTGCCAGTTCTCGCAGAAGATACACGGTGGAAATGGAATTATGCTTTCAAAAGTGTATGGAATACCCACTCCAGAGATTACTGTAGTAGGAAGTGGTTACGCAGGTATTGGTGCTGCAGAATTAGCTGCAGGTTTTGAAAATAATGTTACATTACTAGATATTAGTTTTGATAAATTGGAGCAGGCTAAAACAAAACTACCGTCAAATGTGCAGTTTTTATATTCCAATGAAAACAACATTATTGAATGTTTGAAAAAAAGCGATGTACTAATAAATTGTGTTTTATGGCCAAAATGGAGAAAAGACCATCTAATTACAAGGAAAATGCTTAAATACATGAAACCGGGATCTTTAATAGTAGATGTATCTTGTGATGATGGAGGAGCCATTGAAACTTGTAGGTCAACTTCTCATGAAAATCCTGTTTATTTTGAGGAAGGTATTATGCATTATTGTGTTGATAATATTCCTTCTGCATTTTCAAAGACAGCTACAGATGCACTAACCAGTTCAACACTGCCATATGCACTTGAAATTGCTAATAAGGGATATAAGCAAGCACTTATTGAAAATAATTTATTAAGAAAGGGGCTTTGTTTCTATTTTGGAGATTTAACACTCGAAGAAACTGGAAAGAAGCAAAACAGGGCATATAAGACACCTGAGGAGGTACTTGGAATTTAA
- a CDS encoding sigma 54-interacting transcriptional regulator, whose product MSNKIAFNTNFNSIDSLSITDSNGKIVYLVRYNPRFGNDKGNTYDNIIDKNILEAYPSLSQETSTVFQCIKKSKPIYKEGQKLYDNNGNPYFTENLTIPIIRSGKIVGTVELSKDITSIKDIENVSLLNNINKHKYMKISKEELKYSFDDIITVNDKMIENIKKGKLIADSPSSVLVYGETGTGKELFVQSIHNFSKNSNKPFVVQNCAAIPETLFESTFFGTTQGAYTGATNKSGLFEQADGGTLFLDEINSMPLHLQTKLLRVLQDGCIRRIGDIKDKKVNVRIMAAMNEDPKTALNKRHIRKDLFYRLGVITIKLIPLRDRKEDIPLLINYFLNYYNKIFNKKVAGITNNVGKLLYQYDWPGNIRELQHVIESSINLISDGYIDIKHLPIYFSDLNNYDDLNNYKSEEGTFSETMNFFEKEKIKSAMKISNGNITKSAKLLKIPRQTLQYKIKKYKLANK is encoded by the coding sequence ATGTCTAATAAAATAGCATTCAATACGAACTTTAATAGTATAGACTCATTGAGTATAACAGATTCTAACGGTAAAATCGTATATTTAGTTAGATATAATCCGAGATTTGGTAATGATAAAGGTAATACATATGATAATATTATAGATAAGAATATTTTAGAAGCATATCCTTCTTTATCACAAGAGACTAGTACAGTCTTTCAGTGCATAAAAAAATCTAAACCCATCTATAAGGAGGGTCAAAAACTTTATGATAATAATGGTAACCCTTACTTCACAGAAAACCTCACCATACCTATTATAAGAAGTGGTAAAATAGTTGGTACTGTTGAACTTTCAAAAGACATTACTAGTATAAAAGATATTGAAAACGTTAGTTTATTAAATAACATAAACAAGCATAAATACATGAAAATATCAAAAGAAGAACTTAAATATTCATTTGATGATATTATTACTGTTAATGATAAAATGATTGAAAATATCAAAAAAGGTAAACTAATAGCTGATTCACCATCTTCAGTTTTAGTATATGGTGAAACTGGTACAGGCAAAGAATTATTCGTTCAGTCTATACATAATTTTTCAAAAAATTCAAATAAACCTTTTGTAGTACAAAATTGTGCTGCCATTCCAGAAACTCTCTTCGAATCAACATTTTTTGGCACAACACAAGGCGCATATACAGGTGCTACTAATAAATCTGGTTTGTTTGAGCAAGCAGACGGAGGAACTCTTTTTCTAGATGAAATAAATTCAATGCCGCTTCATTTACAAACAAAACTTTTAAGAGTCTTACAAGATGGTTGTATAAGGAGAATAGGAGATATAAAAGATAAAAAGGTAAATGTTCGTATAATGGCGGCTATGAATGAGGATCCTAAAACCGCATTAAATAAGAGGCACATAAGGAAAGATCTATTTTATAGGTTAGGTGTGATAACAATAAAACTTATACCCCTCAGGGATAGGAAAGAAGATATCCCATTGTTAATAAACTATTTTCTAAATTATTATAATAAAATTTTTAACAAGAAGGTAGCAGGTATAACAAATAACGTGGGAAAGTTATTATACCAATATGATTGGCCTGGTAATATTAGAGAGCTTCAGCATGTAATAGAATCATCAATAAATTTAATATCAGATGGTTATATTGATATTAAACATTTGCCAATATATTTTAGTGATTTAAATAATTATGATGATTTAAATAATTATAAATCAGAAGAAGGAACTTTCAGCGAAACAATGAATTTTTTTGAAAAAGAAAAAATAAAAAGCGCAATGAAAATTAGTAATGGGAATATAACAAAATCTGCAAAACTATTGAAAATTCCTAGACAAACACTTCAATACAAAATCAAAAAGTATAAATTAGCTAATAAATAG